One window of Kiloniellales bacterium genomic DNA carries:
- a CDS encoding MmgE/PrpD family protein: MTTIAEHLADWSAKLEADAVPPVLRATLRRLLLDSGGLMVAARDRDYVTACRETTEAPGACTVIGQEGGFLATDAALISGVAIHGEDYDDTFEGTPLHVSAVILPAALTAAEKAGASGADLLRGLATGGELACRMAVVAPTAIHRAGFHPTAVIGTLSATFSASTIFKLEPRQTVSALGIAGSLASGIIEYLAEGTSTKRLHPGWAAQSGLRAAELAAQGFSGPRTVFEGEHGFFRAFAAPEIRRDDSRLTDGLGETWLLESLAFKPYACGTMVQPFIDAAIALREGGVKPEQIAEITAPTAEGIVHRLWEPLAEKARPSTAFSAKFSVPFGIALGLSEGLAGLAQFTPESIADPQLLVLASKVRYAIDPADPYPENYVGEVRALLTNGETVSARQPHLRGGRREPLSDDEIHAKFRANVDFGGWPGSLARAYESFCDEAFDLPSLAALEQFRN, encoded by the coding sequence ATGACGACCATCGCCGAGCACCTTGCGGACTGGTCGGCAAAGCTGGAGGCCGACGCAGTACCGCCCGTGCTGCGCGCGACGCTGCGGCGACTGCTGCTGGACTCCGGAGGTCTGATGGTCGCGGCACGCGACCGCGACTACGTCACCGCCTGTCGGGAAACGACCGAAGCTCCAGGCGCCTGCACCGTGATCGGTCAAGAGGGCGGGTTCCTGGCCACGGACGCGGCCTTGATCTCCGGTGTCGCAATTCACGGCGAGGACTACGACGACACCTTCGAGGGCACGCCCCTCCACGTCAGTGCGGTGATCCTGCCCGCAGCCCTAACGGCGGCGGAAAAAGCCGGGGCCTCCGGCGCCGACCTCCTTCGCGGCCTGGCGACCGGCGGCGAGCTGGCCTGCCGCATGGCAGTGGTGGCTCCAACCGCGATCCACCGGGCCGGCTTCCACCCAACCGCGGTCATCGGCACGCTTTCTGCGACCTTCAGCGCTTCTACGATCTTCAAGCTCGAACCGAGGCAGACCGTCTCGGCGCTCGGCATCGCCGGAAGCTTGGCGTCGGGGATCATCGAGTATCTGGCCGAGGGCACGTCGACCAAGCGCCTGCATCCGGGCTGGGCGGCCCAATCGGGACTCCGCGCCGCTGAGTTGGCAGCCCAGGGCTTTTCCGGGCCGCGCACGGTCTTCGAGGGCGAGCACGGCTTCTTTCGAGCTTTTGCCGCGCCGGAGATTCGACGTGACGACAGCCGACTGACGGACGGTCTGGGGGAGACCTGGCTGCTGGAGAGCCTCGCCTTCAAGCCCTACGCTTGCGGCACCATGGTGCAGCCCTTCATCGATGCCGCGATCGCGCTGCGTGAGGGCGGCGTCAAGCCGGAGCAGATCGCCGAGATCACGGCGCCGACCGCGGAGGGCATCGTGCATCGCCTGTGGGAGCCGCTGGCGGAAAAGGCCCGACCGTCGACGGCCTTTTCGGCCAAGTTCAGCGTGCCCTTCGGAATCGCGCTCGGCCTGTCCGAAGGCCTCGCCGGTTTGGCCCAGTTCACGCCCGAGTCAATCGCCGACCCGCAGCTGCTTGTGCTGGCGAGTAAGGTTCGCTACGCGATCGACCCCGCGGACCCCTATCCCGAGAACTACGTCGGCGAGGTCCGGGCGCTCTTGACGAACGGCGAGACGGTTTCGGCGCGCCAGCCACACCTACGCGGCGGGCGGCGAGAGCCCCTGTCCGATGACGAGATCCACGCCAAGTTCCGCGCCAACGTCGACTTCGGCGGCTGGCCGGGATCGCTGGCCCGCGCCTATGAGAGCTTCTGCGATGAAGCTTTCGACTTGCCTTCCCTGGCCGCGCTCGAACAATTCCGGAATTGA
- a CDS encoding CoA transferase — translation MPHLPASDALSRFRVLDLTRVRSGPTAVRQLSDWGADVIKIEQPAILEAEGALGAGRNTADFQNLQRNKRSLTLNLKEPEGRALFLRLVETADVVVENFRPDVKERLGIGYPNLKAVNPRIILASISGFGQDGPYVKRPGFDQIAQGMGGLMSITGEPGRGPMRVGIPIADLTAGLFCALGILTALLEREASGEGQWLHTSLIQAQIFMLDFQAARWLMEGEVAGQVGNEHPTSVPTNRYETADGAINIAVAGDVIWQRLCQALGRQDWAEDPAFATNDDRRQRRDALNASIQEIVKTRTSAKWVELLQKQGVPCGPIYRIDEMFDDPQVQHLDVTEPVETEPFGPTRMLAQPVRMERTPSRLAAPPPDRGANTDELLQELGLAEDEILDLRQRSIV, via the coding sequence ATGCCGCACCTCCCTGCCTCTGACGCCCTGTCCCGCTTCCGGGTCCTGGACCTGACGCGCGTGCGCTCCGGCCCGACTGCGGTGCGCCAGCTTTCCGACTGGGGCGCCGACGTGATCAAGATCGAGCAACCAGCCATTCTGGAGGCGGAGGGTGCCCTGGGGGCCGGGCGCAACACGGCCGACTTCCAGAACCTGCAGCGCAACAAGCGCAGCCTGACGCTCAACCTCAAGGAGCCTGAGGGCCGGGCGCTGTTCCTGCGCCTGGTCGAAACCGCAGACGTCGTGGTCGAGAACTTCCGACCCGACGTGAAGGAACGTCTCGGCATCGGCTACCCGAACTTGAAGGCGGTCAATCCGAGGATCATCCTGGCCAGCATCTCGGGCTTCGGCCAGGATGGCCCCTACGTGAAGCGCCCCGGCTTCGACCAGATCGCCCAGGGCATGGGCGGGCTGATGTCGATCACCGGCGAGCCGGGTCGCGGGCCGATGCGCGTCGGAATCCCGATCGCAGACCTGACCGCGGGCCTCTTCTGCGCGCTCGGCATCCTGACCGCGCTCTTGGAGCGAGAAGCCTCCGGCGAGGGCCAGTGGTTGCACACCTCGCTGATCCAGGCGCAGATCTTCATGCTCGACTTCCAGGCCGCCCGCTGGCTCATGGAGGGCGAGGTCGCCGGCCAGGTCGGCAACGAGCATCCGACCAGCGTGCCAACCAACCGCTACGAGACGGCCGACGGCGCGATCAACATCGCGGTCGCCGGCGACGTGATCTGGCAAAGGCTTTGCCAAGCCCTCGGCCGCCAGGACTGGGCCGAGGATCCGGCCTTCGCAACCAACGACGACCGCCGGCAGCGGCGCGACGCGCTGAACGCGTCGATCCAGGAGATCGTCAAGACCAGGACCAGCGCCAAGTGGGTCGAGCTCCTACAGAAGCAGGGCGTGCCCTGCGGGCCGATCTACCGCATCGATGAGATGTTCGATGACCCACAGGTCCAACACCTGGATGTGACTGAACCTGTCGAGACGGAACCCTTCGGCCCGACCCGAATGCTGGCCCAGCCGGTTCGCATGGAGCGCACGCCGTCCCGCCTCGCGGCACCACCGCCGGACCGCGGCGCCAACACTGACGAGTTACTGCAGGAGCTGGGCCTGGCGGAAGACGAGATCCTGGACCTGCGCCAGCGCTCGATTGTTTGA
- a CDS encoding SDR family oxidoreductase, with amino-acid sequence MKELEGRVAIVTGSAMNIGRQICLKLARLGAAVVTHAKENRAGADETAALVAAEGGRAAAHIGDLSEPAGARALIEAAVQEFGGLHILVNNAAMRRNTSLGDTSYEDWRAVLAVNLDAPFLCTQAAVPHMASAGWGRIVMIGGLSAHRGVKDRVHVATTKAGLTGMTRALAAEFADAGITANCVVPGSIDTVRGAAAGAALHGGHPNLLGRPGAPDEVAHIVAALCHPEAGYTTGQTIHVNGGAYLA; translated from the coding sequence ATGAAGGAACTCGAGGGGCGCGTCGCGATCGTGACCGGCTCCGCCATGAACATCGGGCGCCAGATCTGCCTAAAGCTCGCCCGGCTCGGCGCCGCCGTCGTGACCCACGCCAAGGAGAACCGGGCAGGCGCCGACGAGACCGCGGCCCTGGTGGCGGCGGAGGGCGGACGCGCCGCGGCCCACATCGGTGATCTCAGCGAACCGGCGGGCGCCCGTGCCCTGATCGAGGCTGCGGTCCAGGAGTTCGGCGGCCTGCACATCCTGGTGAACAACGCTGCGATGCGGCGCAACACCTCGCTGGGTGACACTTCTTACGAGGACTGGCGGGCGGTGCTCGCCGTCAACCTGGACGCGCCCTTTCTCTGCACCCAGGCGGCCGTCCCCCACATGGCGTCGGCCGGCTGGGGGCGGATCGTTATGATCGGCGGCCTCTCGGCGCATCGCGGGGTGAAGGACCGTGTCCACGTCGCTACGACCAAGGCCGGATTGACTGGAATGACCCGGGCTCTGGCCGCCGAGTTCGCGGACGCCGGAATCACCGCCAACTGCGTCGTGCCCGGCAGCATCGACACGGTACGCGGCGCTGCCGCTGGCGCGGCCTTGCACGGCGGGCATCCGAACCTGCTCGGCCGGCCGGGCGCACCCGACGAGGTGGCGCACATCGTGGCTGCGCTCTGCCACCCGGAGGCCGGCTACACCACCGGACAAACCATTCATGTCAACGGCGGGGCCTACCTTGCCTGA
- a CDS encoding Gfo/Idh/MocA family oxidoreductase, protein MERALSWGLIGGGAESQIGDAHRLAVRLDGLYRFAAGALDIDPERGKAFARDLGISEDRAYGTWQEMLEREAARPDPVDLVTVATPNATHFEISRAFLERGFHVLCEKPLTTTPQEAEALAALAAAENRILAVNFGYSGYAMVRQARAMVRSGALGRVRLVVAEFAHASHGDAADADNPRVRWRYDPKQAGVSSVLADAGIHALHLASYVTGQSVASVSADFVSCVAGRELEDDAMLLLRFDGGAVGRLWTSAVAIGQVHGLNIRVFGETGGLRWDQEAPNQLRWTPLGAPTRILERGGEGLAPEAQRASRITVGHPEGLVGAFGNLYRDLHDAIAAARKDGTSPWLAGLPLADAGVETLRVVHAAAESARKAGRWVKLSA, encoded by the coding sequence ATGGAGCGAGCACTGAGCTGGGGCCTGATCGGCGGTGGCGCGGAGAGTCAGATCGGCGACGCGCACCGCCTTGCCGTGCGCCTGGACGGCCTCTACCGCTTCGCGGCCGGGGCGCTGGACATCGACCCTGAGCGCGGAAAGGCCTTTGCGCGCGACCTGGGGATCTCCGAAGACCGGGCCTACGGCACCTGGCAGGAGATGCTGGAGCGCGAGGCGGCGCGACCCGACCCCGTCGACCTGGTGACCGTCGCGACGCCCAACGCGACCCATTTCGAGATCTCCCGCGCCTTCCTGGAGCGGGGGTTCCACGTGCTCTGCGAGAAGCCCCTGACCACGACGCCTCAGGAGGCCGAGGCGCTGGCGGCGCTGGCCGCGGCCGAGAACCGCATCCTGGCGGTCAACTTCGGCTATTCCGGCTATGCCATGGTACGCCAGGCGCGGGCAATGGTGCGCAGTGGCGCGCTGGGCCGGGTCCGGCTGGTGGTCGCCGAGTTCGCCCACGCTTCGCACGGTGACGCGGCCGACGCGGACAACCCGCGGGTCCGCTGGCGCTACGATCCGAAGCAGGCCGGCGTCAGCTCGGTGCTGGCGGACGCCGGCATCCACGCGCTGCACCTGGCCTCCTATGTCACCGGCCAGTCGGTCGCCTCGGTCTCGGCGGACTTCGTCTCCTGCGTGGCGGGCCGCGAGCTGGAGGACGACGCCATGCTGCTGCTGCGCTTCGATGGTGGCGCGGTCGGCCGGCTCTGGACCAGCGCCGTCGCCATCGGCCAGGTCCACGGCCTCAACATCCGGGTCTTCGGGGAGACGGGCGGCCTGCGCTGGGACCAGGAGGCGCCGAACCAGCTCCGCTGGACGCCCTTGGGCGCGCCGACCCGGATCCTGGAGCGCGGCGGCGAGGGCCTGGCGCCGGAGGCGCAGCGCGCGTCCCGGATCACGGTGGGCCATCCCGAGGGCCTGGTCGGCGCCTTCGGCAACCTCTACCGGGACCTGCACGACGCGATCGCGGCGGCCCGCAAGGATGGGACCAGCCCCTGGCTCGCCGGACTGCCCTTGGCCGATGCCGGGGTCGAGACCCTGCGGGTGGTCCATGCCGCGGCGGAGTCCGCCCGCAAGGCCGGCCGCTGGGTCAAGCTCTCGGCATGA
- a CDS encoding enoyl-CoA hydratase: MNLDRASDKMIARKDGAVGHLIFNNPERHNAVSLEMWDAADAILAAFEADKEVRVVVLSGAGGKAFVSGADISRFEKERGSKAASDLYNARIKEVYHRVETFPKPTIAMINGHCIGGGLNLAVCSDLRLCSTASKFAMPAAKLALGYPYHAIRRLMNAVGPAAAKQLMFTARSIDAETALRLGLVQEVLPAEELEGRVTELAGLIAANAPLTIAAMKYIATQVLESDPAKRDLERCDAMVSACFASEDYVEGRRAFMEKRKPDFKGR, from the coding sequence ATGAACCTGGACCGAGCAAGCGACAAGATGATCGCCCGCAAGGACGGCGCGGTCGGCCATTTGATCTTCAACAATCCGGAGCGGCACAACGCCGTGTCGTTGGAGATGTGGGACGCGGCCGACGCGATCCTCGCGGCCTTCGAGGCGGATAAGGAGGTCCGCGTGGTCGTGCTCTCCGGCGCCGGCGGCAAGGCCTTCGTCTCGGGTGCCGACATCTCCAGGTTCGAGAAGGAGCGCGGCTCGAAGGCGGCCAGCGACCTCTACAACGCGCGGATCAAGGAGGTCTATCACCGGGTCGAGACCTTTCCCAAGCCGACCATCGCAATGATCAACGGCCACTGCATCGGCGGCGGGTTGAACCTGGCGGTGTGCAGCGACCTGCGACTCTGCTCGACGGCCTCCAAGTTCGCCATGCCGGCGGCGAAGCTGGCGCTGGGCTACCCCTATCACGCGATCCGGCGGCTGATGAACGCGGTCGGCCCGGCCGCCGCGAAGCAGCTGATGTTCACCGCCAGGAGCATCGACGCCGAGACGGCGCTCCGGCTCGGCCTGGTTCAGGAGGTCCTCCCCGCGGAGGAGCTCGAAGGCCGTGTCACCGAGCTGGCCGGCCTGATCGCGGCCAACGCGCCGCTGACCATCGCGGCCATGAAGTACATCGCCACCCAGGTCCTGGAATCGGATCCGGCGAAACGCGATCTCGAGCGCTGCGACGCAATGGTCTCCGCCTGCTTCGCCTCGGAAGACTATGTCGAGGGCCGCAGGGCCTTCATGGAAAAGCGCAAGCCCGATTTCAAAGGCCGCTGA
- a CDS encoding N-acetyltransferase, translated as MIDKLEIRDCLPDDVTSIEGLYPDAFPDEDLLPLVRELLRDGPVVLSLVGIADKALVGHVIFTACGIAGSTDKVALLGPLAIAPAWQRQGIGSALLRAGLRRLENAGTTQVYVLGDPAYYGRFGFEPDHGVAPPYPLPEEWQGAWQSLNLRGDAPPRHGKLSVPHPWRRPALWAP; from the coding sequence ATGATCGACAAACTCGAAATACGCGACTGCCTGCCCGACGACGTGACCTCCATCGAGGGGCTTTATCCGGACGCCTTCCCCGACGAGGACTTGCTGCCGCTCGTGAGGGAACTGCTGAGAGATGGACCGGTTGTTCTCTCGCTCGTCGGGATTGCCGACAAGGCACTGGTGGGGCATGTCATATTCACGGCATGCGGCATCGCCGGAAGCACCGACAAGGTCGCGCTCCTTGGACCGCTCGCCATCGCCCCCGCCTGGCAACGGCAAGGCATCGGCAGCGCCCTCCTGCGCGCAGGCTTGCGGCGGTTGGAAAACGCCGGCACGACCCAAGTCTACGTCCTCGGCGACCCTGCCTACTATGGGCGTTTCGGCTTTGAGCCAGATCACGGCGTCGCACCACCATATCCCTTGCCAGAGGAATGGCAGGGTGCATGGCAATCGCTCAACCTGCGCGGCGATGCGCCGCCGCGCCACGGAAAGCTCTCGGTGCCGCACCCATGGCGCCGACCTGCCCTTTGGGCGCCGTGA
- the iolC gene encoding 5-dehydro-2-deoxygluconokinase, whose protein sequence is MSDGDVLSALDRDRPLGALVLGRAGMDLYPVEGAGKIADAEGFTSDVGGSAGNIAVALARQGAAVGLIGAVSDDPVGRFVLRRLAAFGVDTASVRRVEGDPRTSLALAEVRSEDCEVTIYRNNAADLQLTADADLLARVGTAALLIVTGTALVSDPSRGAVLALLEAARAAGTATVFDLDYRAYSWRSSSETAEVYGAAADLSDLVVGNAEEFAVFNGDGAAAARRLTEDGRRIVVLKAGAAGAAALGPGWRIDCGVFPVEARKPYGAGDAFLGNLAHALLQGRDLAEALRRGAGAAAIVVARRGCASAMPDRAELESFLAARQMTREPTKVASD, encoded by the coding sequence ATGAGCGACGGCGACGTCCTTTCGGCCCTCGATCGGGATCGGCCGCTGGGCGCCCTGGTCCTGGGCCGCGCGGGCATGGACCTCTATCCGGTCGAGGGCGCCGGCAAGATTGCCGACGCCGAGGGCTTCACCAGCGACGTCGGCGGCTCGGCCGGCAACATCGCGGTGGCGCTGGCGCGGCAGGGTGCGGCCGTCGGCCTGATCGGCGCCGTCTCCGACGACCCGGTCGGCCGCTTCGTTCTGCGCCGTCTTGCGGCCTTCGGCGTCGACACGGCGAGCGTCCGCCGGGTCGAAGGCGACCCGCGGACCAGCCTGGCGCTGGCCGAGGTGCGGTCCGAGGACTGCGAGGTGACCATCTACCGCAACAACGCGGCCGACCTGCAGCTGACGGCCGACGCAGACCTGCTGGCGCGGGTCGGCACCGCCGCTCTGCTGATCGTCACGGGCACGGCGCTGGTGTCCGATCCCTCCCGGGGCGCTGTCCTGGCGCTGCTCGAGGCGGCACGCGCGGCCGGCACCGCAACGGTCTTCGACCTGGACTACCGCGCCTATTCCTGGCGCTCGTCGTCGGAAACGGCCGAGGTCTACGGGGCCGCGGCCGACTTGAGCGACCTGGTCGTCGGCAACGCGGAGGAATTCGCGGTCTTCAACGGCGACGGCGCGGCCGCGGCCCGGCGCCTGACCGAAGACGGCCGGCGGATCGTCGTGCTGAAGGCCGGCGCGGCGGGCGCCGCGGCCCTCGGTCCCGGCTGGCGCATCGATTGCGGCGTCTTCCCGGTCGAAGCCAGAAAGCCCTATGGCGCCGGCGACGCCTTCCTCGGCAACCTGGCCCATGCCCTGCTGCAGGGCCGCGACCTGGCGGAGGCCCTGCGGCGCGGGGCCGGGGCCGCGGCGATCGTGGTTGCCAGGCGCGGCTGTGCCTCGGCCATGCCGGACCGGGCCGAGCTGGAGAGCTTCCTGGCAGCGCGGCAGATGACCCGCGAACCGACCAAGGTCGCAAGCGATTGA
- a CDS encoding class II fructose-bisphosphate aldolase, translating to MLVNLKEILAPALEGGYGVGCFNVFGWEDAKAVVQAGEALEAPVILSANLDLRGFMPLEVIACMFRQLAEVATVPVCAHLDHTYEVDEVLRAVDAGFTSVMFDGSQLALEDNLRKTRQVAAYARAAGAAAEAEIGSVPYAEGRDHIKAALTEVAEAVVLAEQTGVDALAVSVGNVHRLEAPGAEIDFGRLAEIEARVAQPLVIHGTSGIREADLGRLAATRVCKFNVGTTLRQAFGRGLREALAADPARFDRLEIMSDVMPRVTEEAIRVIRLLGWPS from the coding sequence GTGCTGGTCAACCTGAAGGAGATCCTGGCGCCGGCGCTCGAGGGCGGCTATGGCGTCGGCTGCTTCAACGTCTTCGGCTGGGAGGACGCCAAGGCCGTCGTGCAGGCCGGCGAAGCGCTGGAGGCGCCGGTGATCCTCTCCGCCAACCTCGACCTGCGCGGCTTCATGCCGCTCGAAGTGATCGCTTGCATGTTCCGCCAACTGGCCGAGGTCGCGACGGTCCCGGTCTGCGCCCACCTGGATCACACCTACGAGGTCGACGAGGTGCTTCGGGCGGTGGACGCCGGATTCACCTCGGTCATGTTCGACGGGTCCCAGCTGGCGCTGGAGGACAACCTCCGCAAGACCCGGCAGGTCGCGGCCTATGCCCGGGCGGCCGGCGCTGCGGCCGAGGCCGAGATCGGCTCGGTGCCCTATGCCGAGGGCCGCGATCACATCAAAGCGGCGCTGACGGAAGTGGCGGAAGCGGTGGTCCTGGCCGAGCAGACCGGCGTCGATGCGCTCGCCGTCTCGGTCGGCAACGTGCACCGGCTCGAGGCCCCGGGGGCGGAGATCGACTTCGGCCGCCTGGCGGAGATCGAGGCCCGGGTCGCGCAGCCGCTGGTGATCCACGGCACCTCGGGCATCCGCGAGGCGGACCTCGGGCGGCTCGCCGCCACGCGGGTCTGCAAGTTCAACGTCGGCACCACCCTGCGCCAAGCCTTCGGGCGGGGCCTCAGGGAGGCGCTGGCGGCCGACCCGGCGCGCTTCGACCGGCTGGAGATCATGTCGGATGTCATGCCGCGGGTGACCGAGGAGGCGATCCGGGTGATCCGCCTGCTGGGCTGGCCCAGCTAA
- a CDS encoding sulfite exporter TauE/SafE family protein, whose translation MIELPILLYMAAAAFVTATLHSVGGFAGALLMAIAIAPAIGVKLTVPIVAVAMIVSHGSRAWLFRNSVDWRAFATIFIVAVPFIIGGVVFYIELSEAAVGLFLGSLLLTTVPLRRVLEGRSIQVPRAGLAVAAVPYGFLSGASFGVGMMLGPFLLGAGVVGETLIATVAVMGFLLNLIKTVAFGLSPLLTPSYMLVGAGLGLCTIPGHRLGRHLLRRTPIRVHTLFLEAFMLLGGIYFLSKGFS comes from the coding sequence ATGATCGAGCTGCCGATCCTGCTCTACATGGCCGCGGCCGCGTTCGTCACGGCCACCCTTCACAGCGTCGGCGGCTTCGCGGGCGCCCTGCTGATGGCGATCGCGATCGCGCCGGCCATCGGTGTCAAACTGACCGTGCCAATCGTGGCGGTGGCGATGATCGTCTCCCACGGTTCGCGCGCCTGGCTGTTCAGAAACTCCGTGGACTGGCGGGCCTTCGCGACGATCTTCATCGTCGCCGTCCCCTTCATCATCGGCGGCGTGGTCTTCTATATCGAGCTCTCGGAGGCCGCCGTCGGCCTGTTCCTGGGCAGCTTGCTACTGACCACCGTGCCGCTGCGCCGGGTGCTGGAAGGACGCAGCATCCAGGTGCCGCGTGCGGGATTGGCCGTCGCCGCTGTGCCCTATGGCTTTCTCTCGGGCGCGAGCTTCGGCGTGGGCATGATGCTGGGGCCCTTCCTGCTCGGCGCCGGTGTCGTGGGCGAGACCCTGATCGCCACGGTGGCGGTGATGGGTTTTCTCCTGAACTTGATCAAGACGGTGGCCTTCGGCCTGTCGCCACTCCTGACGCCCAGCTACATGCTGGTTGGCGCCGGCCTCGGCCTCTGCACCATTCCGGGCCACCGCCTGGGCCGCCACCTTCTGCGCCGCACACCGATCCGCGTCCACACGCTTTTCCTCGAAGCCTTTATGCTCCTAGGTGGCATATACTTCCTAAGCAAGGGCTTTTCATGA
- a CDS encoding SDR family NAD(P)-dependent oxidoreductase — translation MIDLQGKRAVVTGAAGGMGLAIAEAFSDAGCKLVLVDVSADRLSAAVGRVEGAHGIAADLGDPAAARACCEEALGVLGGVDILVNNAGILSNNKVLQTTPEEWRRIMSVNLDGCFYMIQGCLPDMKARKWGRIVNVCSVGMKTGGITGGTAYVASKGGLAALTFSVARETAAFGVTVNGIAPAYVKTAMVTDQLNEEQRARLLTQIPVGRFCEPEEAAALVLFLASPAAGFITGEVVDINAGLHMD, via the coding sequence ATGATCGATCTTCAAGGCAAACGGGCCGTCGTGACCGGCGCGGCGGGCGGCATGGGCCTGGCCATTGCCGAGGCCTTCAGCGATGCGGGCTGCAAGCTGGTGCTGGTCGACGTCTCGGCAGACCGCCTGTCCGCGGCAGTCGGACGGGTCGAAGGCGCCCACGGCATCGCGGCCGACCTCGGCGATCCGGCCGCGGCCCGGGCCTGCTGCGAGGAGGCGCTCGGCGTCCTTGGCGGCGTCGACATCCTGGTCAACAACGCGGGCATCCTGTCCAACAACAAGGTGCTGCAGACCACGCCGGAGGAGTGGCGCCGGATCATGAGCGTCAACCTGGACGGCTGCTTCTACATGATCCAGGGCTGCCTGCCGGACATGAAGGCCCGCAAGTGGGGCCGCATCGTCAACGTCTGCTCGGTCGGCATGAAGACCGGCGGTATCACCGGCGGCACCGCCTACGTTGCCTCCAAGGGCGGCCTGGCCGCCCTCACCTTCTCGGTTGCGCGCGAGACCGCGGCCTTCGGCGTCACGGTCAACGGCATCGCCCCGGCCTACGTCAAGACGGCCATGGTGACCGACCAGCTGAACGAGGAACAGCGCGCGCGGCTGCTGACCCAGATCCCAGTCGGCCGCTTCTGCGAGCCGGAGGAGGCTGCGGCCTTGGTTCTGTTCCTGGCGTCGCCGGCCGCCGGATTCATAACCGGGGAGGTCGTCGACATCAACGCCGGCCTGCATATGGATTAG
- a CDS encoding Gfo/Idh/MocA family oxidoreductase has protein sequence MKTIRMGVIGAGYMGKAHAIAYKSAATVFDLPAAPLCEMLATTDAEGAAAKARALGFRRSTGDWRALVEDPEVDAVNVSTPPATHLEMVLAALAAGKPVFCEKPLGMNAAQSLQMAEAAEAAGLANLVGYNYIKHPASQLAKQMIDAGEIGEILHVRATHNEDYLHDPAEPGNWRITRDQGSVGGALSDVGSHVINAVLRLAGPIEALVADTGIVHARRPDPAGGTRAVENPDQGHFLARFANGALGSVTFSRVAAGRKMAYAYEITGTKGAIAFDQERMGELHYFEAGKAPAREGFKRILIGPEHPDFVDFCLGAGHGLGYNDQIVIEARDFVRAIATGQAVWPTFRDGYEVDRVADAVLRSRDSGAWVAISDI, from the coding sequence ATGAAGACCATTCGAATGGGCGTGATCGGCGCCGGCTACATGGGCAAGGCCCACGCCATCGCCTACAAGTCGGCGGCCACGGTCTTCGACCTGCCGGCCGCGCCGCTCTGCGAGATGCTCGCCACGACCGATGCCGAGGGCGCGGCCGCCAAGGCGCGGGCGCTCGGGTTCCGCCGTTCGACCGGCGACTGGCGCGCCCTGGTCGAGGATCCGGAGGTCGACGCAGTCAACGTCTCCACCCCGCCCGCGACCCACCTGGAGATGGTCCTGGCGGCGCTGGCGGCGGGCAAGCCGGTGTTCTGCGAAAAGCCCCTGGGCATGAATGCGGCCCAATCCCTGCAGATGGCCGAGGCCGCCGAAGCCGCCGGGCTCGCCAACCTGGTCGGCTACAATTACATCAAGCACCCGGCCAGCCAGCTGGCGAAGCAGATGATCGACGCCGGGGAAATCGGCGAAATCCTCCACGTACGGGCCACTCACAACGAGGACTATCTGCATGACCCGGCCGAGCCGGGGAACTGGCGCATCACCCGGGACCAGGGCTCTGTCGGCGGCGCCCTGTCCGACGTCGGAAGCCACGTCATCAACGCCGTCCTGCGCTTGGCCGGGCCGATAGAGGCCCTGGTCGCCGACACGGGGATCGTGCATGCCCGCCGCCCGGACCCGGCCGGCGGCACGCGCGCGGTCGAGAACCCCGACCAGGGGCATTTCCTCGCCCGCTTCGCCAACGGCGCCCTGGGCTCCGTCACCTTCAGCCGGGTCGCCGCCGGCCGCAAGATGGCCTACGCCTACGAGATCACCGGCACCAAGGGGGCGATCGCCTTCGACCAGGAGCGCATGGGGGAGCTGCACTACTTCGAGGCCGGGAAAGCGCCGGCACGCGAGGGCTTCAAGCGGATCCTGATCGGTCCCGAACATCCGGACTTCGTCGACTTCTGCCTCGGCGCGGGCCACGGCCTGGGCTACAACGACCAGATCGTCATCGAGGCCCGGGATTTCGTCCGGGCCATCGCCACCGGCCAGGCGGTCTGGCCGACCTTCCGAGACGGCTACGAGGTCGACCGGGTCGCGGACGCGGTCCTGCGCTCCCGGGACAGCGGTGCTTGGGTCGCTATCTCCGACATCTAA